CAACGCAAGCACCCTCTTTCAGTCGCCACAATACTTCAGCGCTAACCGCGACGCTGGTTTCTGTGCCGAATTCATTGATTCCCTCATCGAGCTTTTGCTGTTGTTTACTCGCGCTCATCCCCGAGCACGAAACAGCTCAGAATGAAGGCAATTGGGTGTTCAAAGAGGCGTAATACTCTTGAACTTGGCTAATCCACCAGTAACCATCGGTCGGCGGGTCTCCCACCCCATCGGTACTGATGCCAACGCCCGCACCAAAGAGAACATTGTCTACACCGGCAACGGCAACATCTTCAAAGTTCGGAGCCCAGGTAATGACATTTCCTTCAACTGAGACGCCAGTGTCTTGCCACCTGTTTTGACTGAAGTAGTCCAAGCGTTCGGGGTCATCAACAATGAAAGTGTCGCCAAAAAAGAAGGTTCCAGCAGAATCTTCGTATTGGGTTGCTACGTTAAGTAGATCTGGAAAAACACCATCGGGGCTGTAGGGATTTTCCGCTTGGCTGCCGTTGATGCGGCCTACGGGAAGTTGCCACAGGGTTACAGGCTTATCCGTTTCGGCATGTAGAGTTTCAACGAGCAACAGGTAGTTTTTCCACAAGTCGTGGTTCCAGAACCAAATTGAATCCTGTGGATCGGCTGCAGCACCAGCACTAGCTGCTGCGCCATCTAATCCGTACTTATCGATACTGATGAAGTCTGCCCCGTAGCTCAGGACACCGGCTTGCTTATAATAATCTGCAATCGCTACAGCTTCGTCGATGATTGCTTGCTTGCCTTCTTCAAATCCAAGGGTTTCTGTCAGATGGACAATGCCTTTACCGGGGATGCCTACATTGGTAAACCCACCGGCTGGACTTGCCCACAGATTGAACTGCCATCCAAATTCAACGTTTGGGGCGTATTTGGAAATGGTGTAATTGATGGCTTGAACGAGACCCCGCACGGAATTATCAAACAATGGATCGACCGAGCTGTCTAAGATGCCTAACTCATAAATTGCAGACGTTTGTGCCGAGATATCCTGGGGCAAGGAACCAGAGTTCTGAGCTAGATAGCCTAAGAAATCCGGCTCTAGAATCGTGCTGACTGTTTCATCGCCCGCAACGGTCACAATCTCATCAAGGGCAAATTTTAGATCTTCAAAGTATCCTCGCATATAGTCGTTGCTTTGGATGTGCAACAGGTTCGTGGTATAGCTCTCGCCACCGTCAGGAATGTTGTACCACACAAAAGTCGGTGTCATTCCGAGTTTCATGCTCTCTTCGATGTAAGAACGGACTCGATTACCGTCACCCCAAGAGCGCCAGCCGATAGGAGTGCTAGGGTCGGGATTAAAGGGATTATTGAGGGGTCCGCCGTTGAGGTAGATATAGCGAGAATCGACGCGCTTGTTGGCAAGCCCTTCACCAAAATCCTGCCAGAAATTTAGATCGGCAGCAGAGTCTTCACTGACGGAACCAACGGTGACGTAGTCGGAAGCGTTGGGGAGCGTCCCATCTTCATTGCGGATACGGACGCCAACAAAACGCACCTCACCCGTGGCAACATTCTCAATCTGCAACGACGCCCGACCTGCATCAAGCCCGTCGAGCAGAATTTCACTGGTACCGTCACCGAGAGGATTCAGTGTAGCTTCGATGACAGCACCATTATTGGTGGAAAGGCGCAGATCGCTGGCGTCACCGTCAAAGTTGAGGGTCAGGCTGGAAACACCTCGATCTAGGGTGATTTGCAATGCGTCCCCTTGGGCATCTTCATAGCCGACTAATTCAAAGGAGTTTTCCGAAGGGGGTAACGTTCCTCCGCCATTATTGTCCGGCTGATAGAGTAGATTTTCGCCAATTATCAACCGATCCGCCGTGATGTCTGCAATGGTGACGGTCTGGTTGTTGCTGGGAATATCAATTAAAACGCTACCATTACCGGTATCTTGGATCGTAAATTCATTTGTACTGGGAAACCAAAATGGCCGGAGATCGATCGTGTCTTCAGTCGGGTCGAAATTCTCAATGGTGGTGTTGCTGCCCCAATTCCAAGTGAAGCTAAAGACGTCCGATTGACCGCTCTGTCCCGTCAGCACTGATGAGAGTACCGAGCCGACATTAGTGTCGTCATTGGTGATAGTTCCCGTTCCTTGGGCATCGGCAATTGCCGCGCCGGAGGCATTACTTAATCTCAACTGAAGCGTTTCGTCCGGTTCAACCTGTGTATCGCCGTCGATCGCAACTTGAACGGTTTTACTGGTTTCACCAACAGCAAAGGAGAGGGTACCGCTCTGGGCACTATAGTCTTCTCCGGCTAAGGCAGTTCCATTGACGGTCTCAAAATCAACGGTCACCACGTCCGTACTAGCCCGATCCAGGGTAACGAGAAAGTTGAGATAGGTTATGCCGCTATCACCTTCGGTTATTTCAGCATCGGCGACAAAAAGAGACGGAGCGTTGTTCTCCCCCAATGGGTTGCCATTGAGTGAGAAATCAGTGGGAGAAGTAATCCCGGTACTACCGGGGATTCCGATAAAGCCAAATGTAATGGTTTCACCGGGGGAAAGATCCGGATTATAATCGGCAAATTCGATCGTGTAGCGATCGCCATTACGGCTAACAATCCTAGCATCCCAGAGACTGGTAATTTCAAAATCAGCTGTAAACTCCAGGGTCCAATCTTCCAAGGCTAGAGCGGATGTATTTGTTAGAGCGATCGCACCTTCAAAACCATTGACCCAGTCCTGTGTCACAACAAAGTCAACTGTGTAATTCATAGTCATGCTCCGAGAGTTTCGTTGTGTATCGAGAGTAGTAGTGGAGGCTCACCGCCCCCTGCAAGCTCTACATACTAGCCCTGTGCGAAGTACAAATATGACACCAATGCGATCCAGCTTTCCAGAAAAGACGTACTCTTTCCGACCAGTCTACAGACTTTCTGCAACAAGGAATTTTTGAGGAATTTGAAATGATTGACTTGCCCAATTTTCTTCAATCGGGCGATGTTGATGACTAAAAATTAATTTTGTGGAGGCCTGCCAATAGTCCGTAGATCGCCCCGAAAAAGACTCTTATCCCAGTAAATGAACAAGTGACGTCTTTCATACTAACCAGCATCATATATGAAGTCAAACAAGAACAATTAAGAATAGTATCGTTTCTTCATTTTGTTTCGAGACTGCGATCGTGGACGACACTAGAAAAAATACTTTTATGGGTATTTCAGCTTTTTTGGAGAACGTAATGTTTTAAATGAGCATCTGCAGATCTACTTAAAGAATCGAGGCGCACTTGCTAAGCAGAAAAATTGTTGAGTGATGGCTGAAATATGAGGGCGTACTCACTGGCCCTTTGTAGAATAATCACAGAAGCTAACGAGAATGTGTAGATTTCTCGGTTCATACTAGCCTGCAGTTTCGGGATGCGTTTAGCTTTTGGCTAAGCTTATCAAGCATCATCAAAAATCTGACAGCCTGGTGCCGATCTGTCAACTATCAAAGTCTCGGGCGATCGCCGCCCTGTTTCTGCGGAATCACACTGACGTTGCAGTGTTAACGCAACCGATGGGATCGGGCAGTAGGCGAGGAAGCCGGGGATGCTTTCTGAAGCCGATCGCGCTGTGAACTTGCCCTGGTAAAATTCTGAGATCGATTTGGGGACGTGGAGGCAATTTAGGACTGCCGCACATCTCTAGTTCTCTGCGGGATGGTTCCAAATCGCCAAGCAAGGCAACATTATCGATCTCTTGGGTCCGCAGTACAGTGGGGGTGCTGAAGGGGCAGAACCCTCGCAAAGCAATGTTCATGGCACAAACAAGAGCATCGCGCTTCAGTTTTACTCGGGGCTCACGTGCACCACCTCGAAGAGGTAATTGTCGGGAGAAAAGACGGCGATCGAAGAGCTAAAGGCCTTTCAAATCGCCGTCTGTTCCTCCCTGGTTCTGCACATACTTGTCCAGACATGCGATGGTGAAACCTCCCAGCTTGCGATGAAAAACCCCAATTTCCAGAGAAATACTTAACCATAGAACTCGGATACATGTTCGAGGTCCTCATCTTGTTGGATTTTGCTACTCCTCAACGACTTGAGGTTAGCGACTATCTTTGGCAAATATCAATAATTACACGGCTGGGCACCAGCTATTGCTCGAAAACACAAAGTAGCAATCTAGCACTGACCAGATCTGCTCCTCTGTTAAGTTGACCTACTTATGCAACATATTCGGTTGTGGCACCTAGTTTGCAGCTACAAGGATCTTGCTATCGCCAGGCCCAGTCCGCAGATCTAGACCATCAGTTTGGTGACAGGCAGGGATGGAAACGAATCAACCGAGCAGGTTGCCTCCCTCCCCAAAAGGGATAGTTACCGCAGCCTTGTCGAGGCTCTTTAAGATTCTGTGGAGAATGGGCTCAACTTCCAGGGGTGCAGCGAAGAAACTATCATGGTTC
This DNA window, taken from Rubidibacter lacunae KORDI 51-2, encodes the following:
- a CDS encoding cellulose binding domain-containing protein; the encoded protein is MTMNYTVDFVVTQDWVNGFEGAIALTNTSALALEDWTLEFTADFEITSLWDARIVSRNGDRYTIEFADYNPDLSPGETITFGFIGIPGSTGITSPTDFSLNGNPLGENNAPSLFVADAEITEGDSGITYLNFLVTLDRASTDVVTVDFETVNGTALAGEDYSAQSGTLSFAVGETSKTVQVAIDGDTQVEPDETLQLRLSNASGAAIADAQGTGTITNDDTNVGSVLSSVLTGQSGQSDVFSFTWNWGSNTTIENFDPTEDTIDLRPFWFPSTNEFTIQDTGNGSVLIDIPSNNQTVTIADITADRLIIGENLLYQPDNNGGGTLPPSENSFELVGYEDAQGDALQITLDRGVSSLTLNFDGDASDLRLSTNNGAVIEATLNPLGDGTSEILLDGLDAGRASLQIENVATGEVRFVGVRIRNEDGTLPNASDYVTVGSVSEDSAADLNFWQDFGEGLANKRVDSRYIYLNGGPLNNPFNPDPSTPIGWRSWGDGNRVRSYIEESMKLGMTPTFVWYNIPDGGESYTTNLLHIQSNDYMRGYFEDLKFALDEIVTVAGDETVSTILEPDFLGYLAQNSGSLPQDISAQTSAIYELGILDSSVDPLFDNSVRGLVQAINYTISKYAPNVEFGWQFNLWASPAGGFTNVGIPGKGIVHLTETLGFEEGKQAIIDEAVAIADYYKQAGVLSYGADFISIDKYGLDGAAASAGAAADPQDSIWFWNHDLWKNYLLLVETLHAETDKPVTLWQLPVGRINGSQAENPYSPDGVFPDLLNVATQYEDSAGTFFFGDTFIVDDPERLDYFSQNRWQDTGVSVEGNVITWAPNFEDVAVAGVDNVLFGAGVGISTDGVGDPPTDGYWWISQVQEYYASLNTQLPSF